From the genome of Stigmatopora nigra isolate UIUO_SnigA chromosome 2, RoL_Snig_1.1, whole genome shotgun sequence:
atttaaaaaatacttgaaaatatgaggtatttattaaaatataactaaaaataaatgtatttattctatTTACATCTTTTCATCAAAAGTTGTTTGTAGCCGTTAACTCTATTCatcaatatataaatagtaaATGGTAATAAATAATATGGCATAATTCTTTCCAGAAGTGATATTGTTACTTCAACTCCTGCCTATCATGctaatttcaaaacaaattacAGGCGGCTACAAACGTATTAATGTTTGGGCAATGTTTGAATTTGTgagatttcatatttttaattcgTTTCCTATCCCGAGCCAAAATTTTCCAATTGAGATGTTTTGTTTCCTAAATATTTCACATTCAcagttcataagtagaggttttactgtattctttttttagtttgattaaaatttgtattacagtttatttttttgtcatactttgattcacttgaaaaaaatatccccaaaagTGACGTCTGATTagctgtccgtctctgtccccACTAGTCGCATCCTGGGCGCGGCTAAGCGAAACAACCTTACGGGTCACTTCCTATGGGTGGGCTCCGACAGCTGGGGCTCCAAAATCTCACCGGTACTGCACCAGGAGGTCGTGGCCGAGGGTGCCGTCACCATCCTGCCTAAGCGTGCATCTGTCGATGGTTAGGACAAAAACTACTAAATACCACGAAAAATCTGAAAAGAACGGTCACCCCGGTGATGACActcccattttattttcatcacaGCGTTTGATCGATACTTCAAGAGCCGCTCACTGGCCAACAATCGGCGAAACGTTTGGTTCGCCGAATTCTGGGAGGAAAATTTTGCCTGCAAATTGGGGACGCATGGCAAAAGAACAGGAGCACCCAAAAAGTGTACAGGTGAGTGAACACATCAGTTGATCCCTCACATGGCCTTAGGAAATACAATTGTCAACAATGGGGCAAAAAATTCtgaatgaaatgtttttaaaatttccaaatacatacaaaacattggaaaagtacacttggaaaaaaagaaaataaacattaacagaaaaaaaggaataaagaaatacatcggcaaataaaataatttagtgGTCATTTTGACtgttatatactgtattttcgcgactataaggcgcccttaaaagtcttaaattttctccaaaatagacagggggcCTTATAATCCAcagtgctttatatatggaaaaaaaataaaatgtgtcattcattgaggatgcgccttataatgcagtgcgccttatagtcgtgaaaatacggtaattgtgcTATTTCAATGTATAGTATGGTGAAAATAgcattaaaaacatgatttgccTTGAAACATGCAAAAAGAGGCCCACTAATTATGCGATCAATTAGTTACTATCATATTTAAATTGCTCTGTTTTTGAATTCCATCTCTTCAATTTCATTATCTTACTTTTGCTGCCTTTTGATGGAATTTGTTTAGGCTTCTTGTGCTTGAATTGTGCGGGGTGGAGAAAAATTGTCCGTCAACTTTCTTCCAACAGGCCTGGAGAAAGTGGGTCGCGACTCTGCATATGAGCAGGAGGGAAAAGTCCAGTTTGTGATGGACGCCGTGTACGCCATGGCGCATGCTCTGGACCGTCTTCAGCGGCAGCTTTGTGCCGGCCACCCGGGTCTCTGTCCACGGATGGCTAACGTTGATGGCAAGGAGCTGCTGGCGCACATTCGTGCTGTCAATTTCAATGGTAAGACACCAGTACACATTATTTTCAGGAGAATAGCCTTATGTTCGTAGAATCTACCATGTCAGCTTATCCCAAAAGTTGTTAaagctgatcgaaggtcttgcgtTGATTGTTAAAGTATCATCCTTGATACCTGCgcaatgtgtatctcatgcaaTTATTGCATCCAGAGAGAAagcaacacatttgtactcccatgaatatggaggtaaaaattgtcaatcagtgggcggcttatacgcgagaaattgtaaaaatccaatgatttttttttaaccaattttaaaactgcggcttatacgcaggggcgacttatatgcgggTAAATACGGTGTTCATTTTTTATAAGTGTTTTTCTATCGCCAATAATCAAAACATTCAAACAGCACATTTAAGGCTTCCCCAGCGTTGCATGGCTGGCGAGGGTTCGTCAAAGCGTTGAAGCGAACTAGAGCGAACGTTCCTCTTCTGTGTCACTAGACTGGACGCGCTACTTACCCATCATGCTTTGCAAACAAACTAACAGAGGGACGCCTGACGCTAATGGGTAATTGCTACTTCATCCATGCTGCTCGCCCATGTGTTTATTTCTAGAGAGGCATGTAGGGGTGTGCTCCAGTTGACCGCTAATGTTCGCACATTAGTTTGCGGTCGAGTTCCACGATGTGATTGTTTTGGACAGCTAACCGGGAGGCGGTAAAACGAAGaatcgtctttttttttcctgttcaccAGGGACAAGAAATCCAAGCATAAATGCATACATTTGAGCACATTGCTAAGGAAGCAGGAAACGCCCACTAACGTTCAAATTTTTGGCCAAAATTGTTTTTGGGGAGTTTGTGAAAGAAATGAgaatatttctcattttttaccTTCGCAATCCAGGAAAATTCTATCATATATCGTACCACTTAGTTTTTAAATACAGCGCAAATAAAGATGTCAAATTTGCGACATAGACGCTCTTTAATGTGTTATTtattgtccctttattaaataaatcaaactcaaattaCTGCAGCTTATTTAGCgaaattgtatttatatttatttttttactcttgcCCAGTGCAAAAGATTGTTTTTCCACTTGGTAAGTATCCCACCCTGCAGCTCCCTCGAGAGCATCCTCTCAGCATTTTAATGGCAAAAGCTCAAGTTTATTTTTTGACCTTATGGTTGACCAGAATGCTTGACAATGTTGTGTATGAATGAATTATTGTGCTCCGATGTTTAATGCAACATCCAATGTACATGACCTGACATATACCACAGGTTGAACACATTAAAGTTCACCCACGCTGCGCATATGACTTTAACATTAACAAAGGCACCTTCGAGGTCAATGGAGTAGGTTTGAGTTATTTATAAATTAAATGAGGTTTTCCATTTTGCCTTTTAACAATGCCCAGTTTGCATCTCAAcagctttgtctttccacataTTTTGCCTTGTATTTGTGAGAAAATCTGCTTGTGTTTGCTTGTTACTGCTCAACAATACCAGTCACTTGACTTCCTTGATCTCCATGACCTTCCCTGATTTTGGTGTATGTAATGCCAACTGCACTTTTGATTTAAAGCAATGTTGAGGTCTTTATGGCCAAATTTGTTGAGGAGGagcaaaatgacttttctgtaTGTAAATGTCCAAGTGTGTGCCTGCCTTGGAACTCATGTGCATCCAATATATATCAACTATGGTAGATTGggagttttcatttattttctgaactgtttatcctttttttggtgTACATGCACACAAGACACTGATGACTTTGCCCTTTCCAGCTTGGTCTTTGTAGGCCTCTGAGTTCAAAGATGTCGTGTTTTCCATTTCCCATCGCTCACGTTCACTGCTTTAAAATACTGTTCTTTTTTGGTCATCTGTTCTAATTAACTCCCTGTCACGACAGGAAGTGCTGGCACACCGGTGATGTTCAATGAGAATGGAGACGCTCCCGGGCGCTATGATATTTTCCAGTACCAGATCAGTGAGAACTCGGGGCCAGAATATAAGGTCATCGGGCAGTGGACCAATCAACTGCACCTCAATGTAagatctgtcttttttttaatcaccatTATCCagttattcaatatatttttgggagcaaaataattttaaatttgaacTTTGTCTCTCTCTTTACAAAATCCTGTGATATagcaaaaattcattcattttcttaactgcttatcctcacaagaatcgcaaagggtgctggaggctatcccagttgACACCCTAAATCGTgaagaaggacaaccattcacactcacactcatacctaggggcaatttagagtgtccaatcagcctaccttgcatgtttttggaatgagggaggaaaccgtagtacctggataaaacccacgcaggccagggaaaaacatgcaaactccacacagatggagtgacctggatttgaaccctggacccctaGAACTGCAGCCAACACACGAAACACTCATTCACTGGGCTGCCGATATTGCAAAAATGCACTATAAAATTAGCTGTGAAGTCAACAGGGGACAAATTCATTCACACAATTGAGTTTTCATAAGACATCTTGACAGGGTGGGATCTCTTGTATGGCTTAGTAGTAACATTGTCGCTCCCCCGACAGATATCTGCGCTGAAGTTTGACTCAGTGGGCAGTGTCTCAACCCCTGCTTCGTCGTGCAGCGTGCCATGTGGGCCAGGCGAGCGCAAGAAAATCGTGAAGGGCGTTCCGTGCTGCTGGCACTGTGAGCGCTGCGAGGGCTACCATTTCCTTGCTAGCCAGTTCTCCTGCCAGCTTTGCCCATACGAACAGCGGCCCAACTGGAACAGTAGCAGTTGTCAGCCAATCCCAGTCATTCAGCTGGAGTGGTACTCGCCCTGGGCACTGGTGCCCGTCCTCATTGCCGTGCTGGGTATCTCCGCCACTGCCTTCGTGATGGCTACCTTCATACGTTACAATGACACACCCATTGTACGGGCGTCTGGGCGGGAGATGAGCTACGTGCTCCTGACGGGCATCTTTTTGTGCTACGTGGCCACCTTCCCAATGATGGCCCCTCCAGGTGTCGCCGTGTGCTCCCTGCGCCGGGTTTTCCTGGGTCTTGGCTTGTGCTTCAGTTACGCGGCTCTGCTTACCAAAACAAACCGCATCCACCGTATCTTCGCCCAGGGCAAGACGGCAGTGGCCGCACCTCGTTTCATCTCACCCACCTCGCAACTGGTTATCACATTTTCCTTGGTGGGTGTGCAGCTGGTAGGAGTCCTGGCGTGGTTCGCGGCCGAGCCGCCGCACGCCCTGGTGGACTACAGCGAGCAGCGTACGGCCGACCCCCAGCATGCAAGGGGGGTGCTCAAGTGTGACATTTCGGACCTGGCACTCATCTGCTCACTGGGCTACAGCATTCTGCTGATGGTCACGTGCACAGTGTATGCCATCAAGACACGAGGCGTCCCGGAGACGTTCAATGAGGCCAAACCCATCGGCTTTACCATGTACACGACCTGCATCATCTGGCTCGCCTTCATACCCATTTTCTTCGGCACAGCGCAGTCGGCTGAGCGGGTGAGTGTAGTAAAGTGTAAGTAAAGAAAAACCTTTAATGGAACATAATAATATTTAAgatgaaaaatgatttgaaaagacTCAGTGGGTGAAAAAAAGTGATTCAAACTAACTcagtatgaagaaaaaaaatgtctcaaaactttCATTGCTGGTGTATTTATCCATCTAGACATTGATACAGCTGCCTATACCTCCAGTGATTGATCCAGATAGTATTCCACATATCTGGGGATTCatccattattcattcatctagTGAATGTTCCATCTTGTGATACATGTACCAAGtgatccatccattcatccacacATTTTGTGATCCATAAATCCATGCATTCACCCATTCATTGTGGATGTTCCAGCATTACACTCAACATTTACCCATTAGTGGATGCAACACTTGACCTTCATCCATCAATCGACCTGGCTTGTGCATGTAGTATTCAGTAATTAATTCATCCATCCACTCAGTTATCCAGTGATACATTTGTCAAATGTAAAGGCATAAGGTCCTAACATGACCCGTTACACGCCCCCTTTCACAGATGTACATCCAGACGGCCACACTGACCGTGTCCCTTAGCCTGAGTGCCTCTGTGTCGCTGGGAATGCTCTACGTGCCGAAGGTCTACATCATCATCTTCCACCCGGAGCAGAACGTTCCCAAGCGCAAACGCAGCTTCAAAGCCGTCGTTACCGCGGCCACAATGACCAATAAACTGTCACAGTTGGCAGCTGAACGACCCAATGGAGAAGTGAAGACCGAGCTGTTTCAAGGCGTTGAGGCAGGAGGTTAGTAAGAGTTCTCATCTGGTATCAATTACTTCttattttaggaaaataaatacaaaaagattGTTTTAAGAACAGAATGTTCAGAGTGGACTCGGCGTAGTTAATGTTCTTCTCAATAGCAACAGTTTCACATTGCAGTTTTACAGCCATCATTTGCTTGAAGTTGTTTCTtgccttttttctttctgcagTCTTACCAACAAAAACCACCTACGTCAGCTACACCAACCACGACATCTGAACCAAACTCAAATAAAATTAATGGGACCATCTCCAGAATACGGAAAGTTACCATAACTTAAGTTTACTGTGAAAAGCGAAAACAAACACGAGTCAAAATCCAGGGGAGTCACAAGAGAAATTTGTCTGAGAAGATTAAAAAAGGAGAATAACTTTTGGAGACCAATTGTATTTGATGTTATGGTCATTGTGAGTGGAAAAATTGTGTTATTAGATCTTGGAATCTTGTCCTACTTCTTCTCTGTATGTTCTGATGAGTCTGTTGCTGTTGTGGAACATGTACAAATGGAAATGAAGTGAAGCATGCTGAGTTTTCTACAAATGATTTCTATTTCtgattaaaagggaaaatacaaCATTTGTTTCTGACTTCGATTCAACCACCCTAAAGTGAACCAGTTTCTCACTCCAAGCACGGACAGAGCAATTAACATTATGTTCCCCAGCCTCGCGCATCTAAGGAAAGTATTCATGTAATGATGTGATCTTGTCtacaaatgatcaaaatgttataaaaagcAAGCTCTGCAGAAGCATGACAACCATCCTGATTCTTTGACTCAGGCATGTTGGAGGATGAAGACctagaaaacagactggatatgtCCCCTTGAGGCCTGCACCTCTGATTTAAATCAAGCCGGCAAGGTGGTCGACTGAAGTCGCTCGTAGAAACTGAGGAACATGAGACGATCAACATTGAAACCGTAGGAATTGAAATGCAAATACAATTTTCTGTTAAGGCAGAGTGTTATCGTAACAAACGGCAAGAGTTGTTGTCCCTGTATAATACTTCAGAATGAGATGTGTCCTCCTcataaaaagtgatcaaatcagTGTCAGCAGCACAATTGCGGTGAAGGTTGATATTCCTCTTCACCATCCAGGGAGTGATCAATTTCTTCCTTCAATGGTCCTAACAGTAATCAATCCACCCATTGTGCTTTCAGGGACTTATCATCCCTCAGTTGATGGATCAAGTTTTCCATTTATCAGTGAATTATCAGTGTAGTATATCACCGTCTAGCCAGTCACACACAATTTCCTGTGAACAGCATTATCGGATAGCTATTCGGTCCTCATGCCATCAAATGATCTACTCCCCAAGTGATCCACCCAGCAAGAATTCTAGACAGAGATCCACTTCAGTTTAAAGATAATGACTTTACATCCCAACAGCGAGAGCGGCAAGCAGCTGGGGTTGACCTTAAACAGAGCCAGCGGGAGGTTGTGTGTGCTGCGGGTCCCATTACAGATGAGGAGGAGTGACCAATCTATACGGTCGATTTTGGTGGTGGAACAGGAGCACCAGATCAATACACTCTCCCAGCGCGAGCTCTCAATGCTTGTAATGAATATTTCTGCATCTCCTGGCAGCATTGATGAAGCTTTGCTTCTTCCTGACTTGATTTCCCCAGACTCGGCTCCCATTGCTCGTaccgggggaaaaaaagctcttGCAGCCATGGAAGTGAAACCACATTCTAGACACAAGAAAGTTGTAAGTGAAGAAGTGCAGAGTTAATGGTTATCTTGGTTGAGATGTTCTTTCTTAAAGATATTGTCAAGTGTACTCAGAGCTAAATGCATCAAACAGTAGCTGTTTGAGTTTGACTTATATCATAAgcgacagcacatattaatggcCATTCATATTCATCTTaacatgaacatatatatggaaatatgtaagattgtagccgagagctaatttccatctttagtcccttgtccAAGTGGAAGGTAaagatgacacacacacacacacacacacacacacacacacacacacacacacacacacacacacacacacacacacacacacacacacacacacacagacagacacacacacacaaatagcacagttttagacaaTGTTGTGATCGCAATTTTTCTAACAGCCAAGCTTTAGGATGATTGTCAAAGTGGGAATTCACATatggtaattggtattgagttccggGTATACAAGGCATGGACAGAGAAGATTCTTTGgctgaatgcactcttttttaagggaactacacagtcacctctagagccagcccttgttgatatgttggatttttttttacaaaatctggcagtggaggaggagctttatgatggaagattttgtaaactaaggtggaatcttcatatttaacagtattgtctgAGTTCAGGTGTACGTGTTTTTGTAAAAAGTTGCTGTAACGTGTTTTTGAAAATAGTTGCTGAACACAAGTAGGAATGAGAACTTTGTAGTACACAGGTAGGGAGATAATAGCCcttaaatgttttcaaaagaccctaaaaaatctaatttaaatgtgttcaaaGATTCCATCATTTTGTCGGCGCTTAAAACATATCGTATCAGATGTTCTGAAGGAAAAgactaaatattttctttgttgatGTCGCAACGACAAGAACACTAAGGTTTATGACTTGAGATACCACAACGCCACATTGGATCAGGCTTCACCCAGCATTTGGGGATTCGTTGCATTCTTAATTTTATGGCACTATCTAAAATTTAAAAGCTGAGTTGCTGCTTATTGAGGGACAGGATGTTCTCAGTCAAAGTGAATTAGCTGACAGTTATCAGCAAAACTGCAAACTATGAATAACCAAGCCTTGGTGGCATTATATATCTCTATCATCTCCAAAGGTGATATGACATGTtttatattatgaaaaaaatcactttcttATTTCAGCATTGTATTTCTATTTAACTTGGAATTATTCAACTTCTATACCATTCATCCtttatgtatacacacatgtttCACTATACCATAAAGgtctatctttttttgtacttatcAGGTGGTAACAATGTGTGTGGGAGCTATCTTGGGAGAGCTTTCAGCTTGTGTGTGACTATTCTTAATTGGGCCATGGGCTCGGGCCTCAGGAGGGCTTCAGGCTTCAGACATGGTGGCTGTCTGTCTCACAGTTCAGCGGACTCCTAGTGCGAGAAGAAAGGGGCCCCTTTCAcacatttcagtctttttttagACACATTATctttacacacatacacctgTATATACTCTATGCATACAGTGGTGCCTTTCCTGCGCAACTGATGACATACAAATGCTGTTCTGTTCAATTATTTAGTGTGTGTGGGGGTTTGTGTTTGTGAGCACGTGTTTAAAACTGAACTGTGTAAAAACTGACACATAAAATTAACAGAGTGGCTCTtgtttgatttgaaaaaaaaacatatttaagatttttttgcttgaaaagaaGGGAGAGGTAGAAAGAgtataattgtaatatttttgatgaaaacatctttttttttatttgttgaaaaataaatcaatataatgGATTTGCTGGTtaatagtggagaaaaaaaaaaacaataaagagcAAATTTACAAGAAatgtgcaacattgttttaagCAGCAATTTGAAATGCCAGAAGTGTTTCAGTCAATCAGATGCGAGTATCTCAGCCCGCATCGCTCGTGACGTCAGATGATGCCAAATGTAACCAATGTTTCTCACGCTATTTTAATGGCAATGCTGTTTGCCATACTTTGATTTGTGTGGCCATCTGCCGCTTGTGGTCTGTTGCTCTACAGCTGTTCTACCACTCAGTTGTGTAGTGTAACGTAATTGTTTTATGCACAGATTCTAtttggaaaaatgacaaaaaatggagAAGGCAGTTTTAATAAAGCTTGTAGCTGGACCATTGTAAATACATTACAAGGAAGGCAACGTGCAGAAGGAAAAGTGATCTAGAATGGAAAAATGAAGGTGCCACCAGAAAAGATATTGTATCTTTACTCAGTGGTTTACATGGTcatttatacacaaatattactgtttttttttcaaggcaaaAGGAAAATGTTTTCCAAGAAGGAATTACAACAGTGTTGATTTATATCTCATGAAATATTCTATGGGTGTTTCCCCAAAATGTATGCAGAGAGAGGAAAAAGGTACTTATGTGGGCGTTTTCTCCAGAAAATTGACTTATTTCTTTACTTTAAATAAATGGGTGTGTgtttatatgcatgtgtgtatgagagaggggagaaagagagagcacaTGGGTGTGTGAAATAAGCAGATGGTGACACAGTCTGTTCCCAAGAAAGTTTTCAAACGTTCCATCATTTTGGAACGAAGCAATGATTAGGAGGATGTCTGAGGCCAGAAACTTCTTCTAtcacattctttttttcttgttttttcctattataaacatctttttttgttagtaCATTTTTGGTGTCCGTACATTTATCTTGTCTGCCATCTTTTACAATCATTTCATTCTTACGCCTTCTCTTGTCACCCCTTGTctatttttccttttacattgtTTGCCTtagcatatttatatatttatatatatatatatatatatatatatatatatatatatatatatatatatatatatatatatatatatatatatatatatatatatatatatatatatatatatatatatatatatatatatatatatatcaaattttACCACATTCTTTGTGAATCAGAAAAAATAACCCCTGTCAAAGAATTTTTATTGTTTGACTGTCCAAACATGGCTTTATTTCTTTCCGTGGCTACTTGCTAGTCCAGTCCTCACAAGAGCcgtgggggggtgctggagcctatcccagctaaatacAGCCACCAGGCGGGGgtcaccctaaatcggtggtcagccaattgtagggcacaaggagacggacatccattcacgctcacacttggAGCAATTTCGAGTGTTCAGCTTGCCTACCCTGcatatttttagaatgtgggaggaaaccgggttccccagagaaaacccacacaagtccgggtaaaacatgcaaactccccacagtgagGATTGAATGGTGTGAATGgtcttttgtcttattttgccttgcgattggctggtaacTGATTCAGGGTGATCCCCGCCTACTACCGAAGTTGACTAGGGTAGGCTCTGGCACCCTCGCCATcctcatgaggataagtggctgagaaaatgaatgaattgtagTCCATGGAAAGGTATTAGTTAACTCTGGGTCACTAATGTCTTGATTTTATAGTACTTAGAAGTCCCCCTTTTTGATTTTGGCTGTTTTTCTacatattttgggtcatttcaagGTATAGCctttattatta
Proteins encoded in this window:
- the LOC144214470 gene encoding metabotropic glutamate receptor 8-like — translated: MALNRHFFLSLLIIKSCLLLGSTAPSPNTDLQQEYAHSIRLDGDIILGGLFPVHARGERGLPCGELKKEKGIHRLEAMLFAIDLVNKDPELLPNVTLGARVLDTCSRDTHALEQSLTFVQALIERDAGDVRCTNGQTPIFVKPDKVVGVIGAAASSVSIMVANILRLFKIPQISYASTAPELSDNTRYDFFSRVVPPDSYQAQAMMDIVTAMGWNYVSTLASEGNYGESGVEAFVQISRESGDVCIAQSLKIPREPKPGEFDKMLLRLLETPNARAVITFANEDDIRRILGAAKRNNLTGHFLWVGSDSWGSKISPVLHQEVVAEGAVTILPKRASVDAFDRYFKSRSLANNRRNVWFAEFWEENFACKLGTHGKRTGAPKKCTGLEKVGRDSAYEQEGKVQFVMDAVYAMAHALDRLQRQLCAGHPGLCPRMANVDGKELLAHIRAVNFNGSAGTPVMFNENGDAPGRYDIFQYQISENSGPEYKVIGQWTNQLHLNISALKFDSVGSVSTPASSCSVPCGPGERKKIVKGVPCCWHCERCEGYHFLASQFSCQLCPYEQRPNWNSSSCQPIPVIQLEWYSPWALVPVLIAVLGISATAFVMATFIRYNDTPIVRASGREMSYVLLTGIFLCYVATFPMMAPPGVAVCSLRRVFLGLGLCFSYAALLTKTNRIHRIFAQGKTAVAAPRFISPTSQLVITFSLVGVQLVGVLAWFAAEPPHALVDYSEQRTADPQHARGVLKCDISDLALICSLGYSILLMVTCTVYAIKTRGVPETFNEAKPIGFTMYTTCIIWLAFIPIFFGTAQSAERMYIQTATLTVSLSLSASVSLGMLYVPKVYIIIFHPEQNVPKRKRSFKAVVTAATMTNKLSQLAAERPNGEVKTELFQGVEAGVLPTKTTYVSYTNHDI